The proteins below are encoded in one region of Cyclopterus lumpus isolate fCycLum1 chromosome 8, fCycLum1.pri, whole genome shotgun sequence:
- the LOC117735656 gene encoding cysteine protease ATG4D-like, with translation MNPDGASARCEGPSSADDPMDDWLFLSSDSAERLGPEGSRGTPEAEDRGQLKTKLISAWNSVKYGWSLKQKSKFSKSSAVIMFGQSYELRDHDERERFRRSFASLLWLTYRRGFPHLAGCSLTTDSGWGCVLRTGQMLLAQGLLLHLMPPGWTWSVSPCAVKDDMDLLVSRPTAGAERGLDAKEGSNMGVRTLSLGSLLDRPMEATHRRVVSWFADHPTTPFGIHQLVELGKSSGKKAGDWYGPSIVAHILRKAVAASADLPNLVVYVAQDCTVYLEDVKRLCERPLPQPWKSVIILVPVRLGGQDLNPSYIACVKKLLTLPCCIGIIGGKPKHSLFFVGFQDDHVLYLDPHYCQPTVDITKENFPLESFHCKYPRKMVFSRMDPSCTIGFYAKGQKDFESLCTAVHEALSISAETYPMFIFAEGKCQEEERTNTPPYNIAYIQRNNEMRRVNTRNSMDEFVLL, from the exons ATGAATCCCGACGGCGCCTCGGCTCGCTGCGAGGGCCCATCCTCCGCGGATGACCCGATGGACGACtggctcttcctctcctctgattcTGCGGAGCGTCTGGGCCCAGAGGGGAGCAGGGGAACCCCggaggcagaggacagaggacaactAAAAACCAAGTTGATCTCGGCGTGGAACAGTGTCAAATATG GCTGGTCCTTAAAGCAGAAATCAAAATTTAGCAAGAGCTCCGCTGTGATAATGTTTGGACAATCCTACGAGCTCAGGGACCACG ACGAGAGGGAGCGTTTCCGCCGCTCCTTTGCGTCTCTCCTGTGGTTGACGTACAGACGGGGCTTCCCTCATCTGGCGGGCTGCTCTCTGACCACCGACAGCGGCTGGGGTTGCGTGCTACGCACGGGGCAGATGCTGCTGGCCCAAGGGCTGCTCCTGCACCTGATGCCGCCAG GTTGGACTTGGTCTGTGAGCCCCTGTGCGGTCAAGGATGACATGGACCTGCTGGTGAGTCGCCCCACGGCCGGGGCAGAGCGTGGACTGGATGCAAAGGAAGGGTCGAATATGGGGGTTCGGACACTGAGCTTGGGTTCCCTCCTGGACAGACCCATGGAGGCTACACACAGGAGGGTGGTGTCGTGGTTTGCGGACCATCCCACAACTCCTTTCGGGATAcaccagctggtggagctggGCAAAAGCTCGGGGAAGAAGGCCGGCGACTGGTACGGCCCTTCCATCGTGGCACACATCCTCCG gaaagCTGTGGCAGCATCAGCGGACCTCCCCAATCTAGTCGTGTATGTTGCACAAGACTGCACCG TCTACTTGGAGGACGTGAAGCGGTTGTGTGAGCGTCCTCTCCCTCAGCCCTGGAAGTCTGTCATCATCCTGGTTCCTGTGCGACTTGGAGGACAAGATCTCAACCCCTCCTACATCGCTTGTGTCAAA AAACTCTTGACGTTGCCATGCTGCATTGGAATCATCGGAGGCAAGCCGAAGCACTCTCTGTTCTTCGTCGGCTTCCAGG ATGACCATGTGCTGTACTTGGACCCTCACTACTGTCAGCCCACAGTGGACATAACAAAGGAGAACTTTCCCTTGGAG TCCTTTCACTGTAAATATCCCAGGAAAATGGTTTTCTCTCGCATGGACCCCAGCTGTACCATAGGATTCTATGCCAAAGGCCAAAAGGACTTTGAATCCCTGTGCACAGCAGTTCATGAG GCTCTCAGCATATCTGCAGAGACGTACCCCATGTTTATATTTGCAGAAGGAAAatgtcaggaggaggagagaaccaATACACCACCTTACAATATCGCCTATATCCAGAGGAACAATGAAATGAGAAGAGTCAACACTCGCAACAGTATGGACGAGTTTGTTCTGTTATGA